One genomic region from Corvus hawaiiensis isolate bCorHaw1 chromosome 21, bCorHaw1.pri.cur, whole genome shotgun sequence encodes:
- the LOC125336690 gene encoding spermatid perinuclear RNA-binding protein isoform X3 produces the protein MRSIRSFANDDRHVMVKHSTIYPSPEELEAVQNMVSTVECALKHVSDWMDEKNKSAKCEGDVEAKEEAAEGTAKDQGGRTLCGVMRIGLVAKGLLIKDDMDLELVLMCKEKPTKTLLCIVKDNLPAQIQKLTEEKYLVEEHVNEAAIVIHNTKEPKLTLKVILTSPLIRDEAEKKEGDNVAMKDPPDLLDRQKCLEALASLRHAKWFQARANGLKSCVIVLRILRDLCNRVPTWAPLKGWPLELICEKSIGTCNRPLGAGEALRRVMECLASGILLPGGPGLHDPCEREPTDALSYMTVQQKEAITHSAQHALRLSAFGQIYKVLEMDPLPSNKSFQKYSWSVTDKEGTGSSALKRPFEDSVGDDKDPNKKMKRNLRKILDSKAIDLMNALMRLNQIRPGLQYKLLSQSGPVHAPVFTMSVDVDGTTYEASGPSKKTAKLHVAVKVLQAMGYPTGFDADVECVSSDEKSDTEGKNETTSSISSNNNTGNSTADTSATLEVRTQGPILTASGKNPVMELNEKRRGLKYELISETGGSHDKRFVMEVEVDGQKFRGAGPNKKVAKASAALAALEKLFSGPNAANNKKKKILPQTKGVVNTAVSAAVQAVRGRGRGALTRGAFVGAAAATGYITPGYGAPYGYSTAAPAYGGFFIDSPYCQPLSIAPFIIHLGPQDFFSDF, from the exons ATG AGATCGATCCGATCTTTTGCTAATGATGACCGCCACGTAATGGTGAAACATTCAACCATTTATCCATCTCCAGAGGAGCTTGAAGCTGTCCAGAACATGGTCTCAACAGTAGAATGTGCCCTTAAGCATGTCTCTGACTGGATGGATGAAAAGAACAAGTCTGCAAAGTGTGAGGGTGATGTGGAAGCCAAGGAGGAAGCCGCAGAAGGCACTGCCAA GGATCAAGGTGGTCGGACGTTATGTGGCGTTATGAGAATTGGCTTGGTTGCAAAGGGCTTGCTGATCAAAGACGATATGGATCTGGAGCTGGTTCTCATGTGcaaagaaaaacccacaaagacCTTGTTATGTATTGTTAAAGACAATCTCCCAGCTCAAATTCAG AAACTTACAGAAGAGAAGTATCTGGTGGAGGAGCATGTAAATGAGGCAGCTATTGTTATTCATAACACAAAGGAGCCCAAGCTCACTTTGAAGGTGATACTCACATCCCCTCTCATCCGAGatgaagcagagaagaaagaaggag ATAATGTTGCGATGAAAGATCCTCCGGACTTATTGGACAGGCAGAAATGCCTGGAGGCCTTGGCGTCTCTGCGGCACGCCAAATGGTTTCAG gcCAGGGCAAATGGACTAAAATCATGTGTAATTGTCCTTCGTATTCTGCGGGATTTGTGCAACAGAGTCCCCACATGGGCACCACTGAAAGGCTGG CCACTCGAGCTTATATGTGAAAAATCTATAGGTACTTGTAATAGACCTTTGGGCGCTGGGGAAGCGTTGCGACGAGTGATGGAGTGTTTGGCATCTGGAATTCTGCTTCCTG GGGGCCCGGGGCTGCACGACCCCTGCGAGCGCGAGCCCACGGACGCTTTGTCTTACATGACAGTTCAGCAAAAAGAAGCCATTACACACAGTGCTCAG CACGCGCTCAGATTATCAGCCTTTGGGCAGATCTATAAAGTTTTGGAAATGGATCCCCTCCCATCAAATAAGtcatttcagaaatattcctgGTCAGTAACTGACAAAGAAG GTACAGGCTCGTCTGCTCTGAAGAGACCGTTTGAAGACAGTGTTGGGGATGATAAAGATCCAAATAAAAAGATGAAGCGTAATCTGAGGAAAA TACTAGATAGTAAAGCAATAGATCTCATGAATGCTCTGATGAGGCTGAACCAAATCAGGCCAGGGCTTCAGTATAAGCTGCTGTCACAGTCTGGTCCAGTCCATGCCCCAGTCTTCACAATGTCTGTAGATGTTGATGGTACGACTTATGAAGCTTCAGGACCTTCTAAGAAAACAGCCAAGCTCCATGTGGCAGTGAAG GTTTTACAAGCGATGGGGTATCCAACGGGTTTTGATGCAGATGTGGAGTGTGTAAGTTCTGATGAAAAATCAGATACTGaaggtaaaaatgaaacaacGTCTTCAATCTCAAGCAATAATAATACTGGAAATTCCACAGCCGACACCTCCGCTACCCTAGAG GTAAGAACTCAGGGTCCCATACTCACAGCAAGTGGCAAAAACCCAGTGATGGAGCTGAATGAAAAGAGAAGAGGTCTGAAGTATGAGCTCATTTCCGAGACAGGGGGAAGCCACGACAAGCGCTTCGTCATGGAG GTAGAAGTAGATGGGCAGAAGTTCAGAGGTGCAGGCCCAAACAAGAAAGTAGCAAAAGCAAGTGCTGCATTAGCAGCActtgaaaaactgttttctggGCCTAATGCAGcaaataacaagaaaaagaagattctTCCTCAG ACTAAAGGGGTTGTCAATACAGCTGTTTCTGCAGCAGTCCAGGCTGTTCGAGGCAGAGGACGGGGTGCTTTAACACGAGGGGCATTTGTtggggcagctgctgctacTGGATACATAACACCAG GCTATGGAGCACCATATGGATACAGCACAGCGGCACCAGCCTACG GTGGTTTTTTCATTGACAGTCCCTATTGCCAGCCTCTCAGCATCGCACCTTTTATTATTCACTTGGGCCCTCAAGATTTCTTCTCTGACTTCTAG
- the LOC125336690 gene encoding spermatid perinuclear RNA-binding protein isoform X7 — protein sequence MRSIRSFANDDRHVMVKHSTIYPSPEELEAVQNMVSTVECALKHVSDWMDEKNKSAKCEGDVEAKEEAAEGTAKDQGGRTLCGVMRIGLVAKGLLIKDDMDLELVLMCKEKPTKTLLCIVKDNLPAQIQKLTEEKYLVEEHVNEAAIVIHNTKEPKLTLKVILTSPLIRDEAEKKEGGQGKWTKIMCNCPSYSAGFVQQSPHMGTTERLGTCNRPLGAGEALRRVMECLASGILLPGGPGLHDPCEREPTDALSYMTVQQKEAITHSAQHALRLSAFGQIYKVLEMDPLPSNKSFQKYSWSVTDKEGTGSSALKRPFEDSVGDDKDPNKKMKRNLRKILDSKAIDLMNALMRLNQIRPGLQYKLLSQSGPVHAPVFTMSVDVDGTTYEASGPSKKTAKLHVAVKVLQAMGYPTGFDADVECVSSDEKSDTEGKNETTSSISSNNNTGNSTADTSATLEVRTQGPILTASGKNPVMELNEKRRGLKYELISETGGSHDKRFVMEVEVDGQKFRGAGPNKKVAKASAALAALEKLFSGPNAANNKKKKILPQTKGVVNTAVSAAVQAVRGRGRGALTRGAFVGAAAATGYITPGYGAPYGYSTAAPAYGGFFIDSPYCQPLSIAPFIIHLGPQDFFSDF from the exons ATG AGATCGATCCGATCTTTTGCTAATGATGACCGCCACGTAATGGTGAAACATTCAACCATTTATCCATCTCCAGAGGAGCTTGAAGCTGTCCAGAACATGGTCTCAACAGTAGAATGTGCCCTTAAGCATGTCTCTGACTGGATGGATGAAAAGAACAAGTCTGCAAAGTGTGAGGGTGATGTGGAAGCCAAGGAGGAAGCCGCAGAAGGCACTGCCAA GGATCAAGGTGGTCGGACGTTATGTGGCGTTATGAGAATTGGCTTGGTTGCAAAGGGCTTGCTGATCAAAGACGATATGGATCTGGAGCTGGTTCTCATGTGcaaagaaaaacccacaaagacCTTGTTATGTATTGTTAAAGACAATCTCCCAGCTCAAATTCAG AAACTTACAGAAGAGAAGTATCTGGTGGAGGAGCATGTAAATGAGGCAGCTATTGTTATTCATAACACAAAGGAGCCCAAGCTCACTTTGAAGGTGATACTCACATCCCCTCTCATCCGAGatgaagcagagaagaaagaaggag gcCAGGGCAAATGGACTAAAATCATGTGTAATTGTCCTTCGTATTCTGCGGGATTTGTGCAACAGAGTCCCCACATGGGCACCACTGAAAGGCTGG GTACTTGTAATAGACCTTTGGGCGCTGGGGAAGCGTTGCGACGAGTGATGGAGTGTTTGGCATCTGGAATTCTGCTTCCTG GGGGCCCGGGGCTGCACGACCCCTGCGAGCGCGAGCCCACGGACGCTTTGTCTTACATGACAGTTCAGCAAAAAGAAGCCATTACACACAGTGCTCAG CACGCGCTCAGATTATCAGCCTTTGGGCAGATCTATAAAGTTTTGGAAATGGATCCCCTCCCATCAAATAAGtcatttcagaaatattcctgGTCAGTAACTGACAAAGAAG GTACAGGCTCGTCTGCTCTGAAGAGACCGTTTGAAGACAGTGTTGGGGATGATAAAGATCCAAATAAAAAGATGAAGCGTAATCTGAGGAAAA TACTAGATAGTAAAGCAATAGATCTCATGAATGCTCTGATGAGGCTGAACCAAATCAGGCCAGGGCTTCAGTATAAGCTGCTGTCACAGTCTGGTCCAGTCCATGCCCCAGTCTTCACAATGTCTGTAGATGTTGATGGTACGACTTATGAAGCTTCAGGACCTTCTAAGAAAACAGCCAAGCTCCATGTGGCAGTGAAG GTTTTACAAGCGATGGGGTATCCAACGGGTTTTGATGCAGATGTGGAGTGTGTAAGTTCTGATGAAAAATCAGATACTGaaggtaaaaatgaaacaacGTCTTCAATCTCAAGCAATAATAATACTGGAAATTCCACAGCCGACACCTCCGCTACCCTAGAG GTAAGAACTCAGGGTCCCATACTCACAGCAAGTGGCAAAAACCCAGTGATGGAGCTGAATGAAAAGAGAAGAGGTCTGAAGTATGAGCTCATTTCCGAGACAGGGGGAAGCCACGACAAGCGCTTCGTCATGGAG GTAGAAGTAGATGGGCAGAAGTTCAGAGGTGCAGGCCCAAACAAGAAAGTAGCAAAAGCAAGTGCTGCATTAGCAGCActtgaaaaactgttttctggGCCTAATGCAGcaaataacaagaaaaagaagattctTCCTCAG ACTAAAGGGGTTGTCAATACAGCTGTTTCTGCAGCAGTCCAGGCTGTTCGAGGCAGAGGACGGGGTGCTTTAACACGAGGGGCATTTGTtggggcagctgctgctacTGGATACATAACACCAG GCTATGGAGCACCATATGGATACAGCACAGCGGCACCAGCCTACG GTGGTTTTTTCATTGACAGTCCCTATTGCCAGCCTCTCAGCATCGCACCTTTTATTATTCACTTGGGCCCTCAAGATTTCTTCTCTGACTTCTAG